The DNA segment TTTGATGCAATTGGATCAGCAATTCCCATTCCATCTGTAGTAAATCTAGAAGAAGAAATACCTTTAGAAACTAGATATGTTCTCACTGCTGAAGCTCTTTCGCCAGAAAGTTTCAAGTTATACTCTGGTTTACCTGTATTATCAGTATATCCGTAAATAACGATATCAGTATCTGCATACTCTTTGAAAACTGGAATTAACTTATCAAGATTTGCTTTTGCAGTTGGAGTTAAAGATGATTTGTTAGTATCAAAACGAACAGCATTTTCTTTAAGCGTCAATTTAATTCCTTCACCAAGTCTTTCAACTTCTGCACCAGGAACTGCGTTATCAATCTCTCTTGCTTGCTTGTCCATTTTGTTTCCAATAACACCACCAGCAACACCGCCGATAACTCCTCCAAGAACTGCTCCTAGAGCACCTTTTCCACCTTTACCTACGTTGTTACCCAAAACTCCACCAAGTATTGCACCACCAGCTGCACCAGCTGCTGCACCTCTTTGAGTTTGATTTGTATTTTTTATTGCTTCACAACTTGTTAATAGCATTCCGAAAAAGAACATAATAGCAAGCGAATAAACTGACATTTTTTTCATAATAATAATTTTTTAGTTATTTAATTTTTGTTTGGTATATTTAATTTTTCTGAAAGTTATAAACCACTTGTGTAGATTTACCACCGATCATAACTCTATCAATTAATTGGAATGACGTTTCAGTCATTGCGCCCATATCAAGAACATATCCGTCACGAACTTTTTTAGCTTTCATTCCTGCATCTAGAACTTTAAGTACAAATTGCCCTTCTTTATTTACAAACCATGCAATTGGAGAACTAAAAGATGGACAAGAAGCTGATACATTATTAAGCATCATCTCTCCCTTATTATTATTAGAAACAAATTTCCATGTACTTCCTTCGAAACATTTTGAATCCGCTATTTCAAAAGAGTTTACAGTCATTACATCAGATCCTGTGAAATCAACTGAAGATATTGTCCAGTTTCCTTTCATCATTCTCTCCACTTTGTTGTCTACTTTACTATTTGTCACAGATTGTGACTTGCAAGAATACAGCAATACTGTAAATACGCATAACATAATTAATTTTTTCATTGTTGGTTTTTTTAGAATTAGTAAAAGCAAATATACAAATGCCGCGCCAATTATGTTAAAATTGGTAACGTAATTAAAACAAAATTAACTATACACGTCATTTTGTCAGAATAATAAAGATTGGTCTTTAATTTGAAAGAAATGCTGTGAACCTTTTAAAACTAATCAATTATGACGACTGGAAAAATTAATGTTTCGGTAGAAAACATATTTCCCCTTATCAAGAAATTCTTATATAGCGACCACGAAATCTTTTTAAGAGAGTTGGTCTCCAATGCTACTGATGCAACATTAAAGCTTAAACACCTTACTAGTATTGGTGAAGCTAAAACAGAGTATGGGAATCCCATTATTGAAGTAAAAATTGACAAAGAAGGAAAAAAACTTCATATTATCGATCAAGGTTTAGGGATGACTGCTGACGAAGTTGAAAAATATATCAACCAAGTCGCATTCTCAGGAGCCGAAGAATTCCTTGACAAATATAAGGATTCAGCCAAAGATTCAGGTATAATCGGACATTTTGGCTTAGGTTTTTATTCTGCATTTATGGTTGCAGAAAAAGTTGAAATTATCACAAAATCCTACAAAGATGAGCCTGCTGCTCATTGGACATGCGACGGTAGTCCCGAATTTACATTGGAACCATCAGATAAAACATCGAGAGGATCTGAAATTATTTTGCATATAGCAGAAGATTCTTTAGAATTCCTTGAAGAAAATAGAATTAGCGAACTCCTTAATAAGTACAATAAATTTATGCCAGTACCAATTAAATTTGGAACTCGCACAGAGAAGATTGAACAGAAAAAGGGCGAAGAAGTTTCAGCTGAAGATAAAGATGAAGAATTTAAAACTGTAGAAGTTGATAATATCATCAACAATCCTTCACCAGCTTGGACAAAGCAACCAACAGAACTTTCTGACGAAGACTATAAAAGTTTCTATAGAGAATTGTATCCAATGCAATTTGAAGATCCATTATTTCACATTCACTTAAATGTAGATTATCCTTTTAATCTTACTGGAATTTTGTACTTCCCTAAACTAGGGGCTGATTTACAAATTCAGAAAGATAAAATTCAATTGTATCAAAATCAAGTTTATGTAACTGATAATGTTGAGGGGATTGTTCCAGAGTTTTTAACGATGCTAAAAGGAGTGATTGATTCTCCAGATATCCCATTAAATGTTTCTCGTTCATACCTTCAAGCCGACGGAGCAGTAAAGAAAATTTCAAATTATATTACTCGTAAAGTTGCGGATAAATTGAAGTCATTATTCACAGAAAACCGTGAAGACTTTGAGAAAAAATGGAACGACATCAAAATTGTTCTTGAGTATGGAATGCTATCTGAGCCTAAATTTTATGAGAAAGCGGGAGCATTTACTTTATATCCGACAGTTGACGGAGAATATTTTACGCTGGACGAACTTAAAGAAAATCTAAAAGATACTCACACCGATAAAGACGGAAAACTGACACTCCTTTATGCTGGTAATAAAGATGCGCAGCACAGTTATATTGCCGCTGCACAAGACAAAGGTTATAAAGTACTTTTATTAGATTCGCCAATTATTTCGCATTTAATGCAAAAATTAGAATCGGATAATGAAAATCTTGCATTTGTACGTGTCGATTCAGACCACATCGAAAATTTAATTAAGAAAGATGATACTACTCTTTCAAAATTATCAGATGACGAGCAAACAAAATTAAAAGAAGTGGTAGAACATTTGGTTCCAAAGACTACTTACAGCGTGCAATTGGAAGCATTGGACAGCAACGCCTCGCCATTTATCATCACGCAGCCAGAATTTATGCGTAGAATGAAAGAAATGAGTCAGAGTGGTGGCGGCGGAATGTTTGGAATGGGTAATATGCCCGAAATGTATAATCTGGTGATTAATACAAATTCTGAATTGGCCAGTGGTATTTTAAATACAGAAGACAAGACTCAGCAAGAGCATTTGGTAAAACAAGCACTTGATCTTGCTAAACTTTCTCAAAACCTTCTGAAAGGTGAAGACCTTACAGCTTTCGTGAAAAGAAGTTTTGAACTTATAAAATAAGGTTAAGTTAAATTAGATTAAAATGCCTGCAATCATAGATTGTGGGCTTTTTTTTTTGTGGATATAGTATAATTAGAACTTTGTATTTTATAAATAATTTTTACAAGTAAAATGGTAAATTTCAGTTATTAATTTTGAAAATATTCTAACATGAAAAATTATCACACTTATAAAGTTTGTATCGACGCTTGTCTCAACTGTGCGGCACTTTGCAATCATTGTGCAAATTCTTGTCTGCAAGAAGAAAACGTAAAAATGATGGCACGATGTATACAGTTAGATATGGAATGTGCGGCAATGTGTTATGCAGCAGCGCAATTAATGAGTTTGGGAAGTCCAAAAGCAGCTGAAGCTTGTGCGCTTTGTGCTGAATTTTGTGAAGCTTGTGCGGCGGAATGTGGACAGCACGATCACAAACACTGTCAAGAATGTGCCGAAGCTTGTAGTGAATGTGCAAGACAATGTCGTAATATGTCAAATGCTGCTTAAATTGTTCATAATTTCAATTCTTTTTGATGTAATTTGAAATCTTTATCTTAAATTTGTGTTTAAGCAAAAAGCTCAACTTATGCCATTTAATTTCTATGAAAAGCAGCCGCCTATCGTAATCGCAACAAGCACGCGATTATTGACTGCTTTGCTATACCCTGAAATAAAGGCATTGCAAATTTCAATTCCCTAACGATTACTTCTCAACGGGATTTGGCGAAAGCCCATCACAAAATACTTTTTATTACAAATTTCTTTAAGCAATCGTTATTGCTTAGTTTCAAATTACATCCTTTTTTCAAAAAAAATATAAAATCAACAGAATTGAATAATTTAATTATGACTATTATGAAAGACAAACCGATTCCAACCTTGACCTTGTCAGACTATACAATATTAAGAGATTTGACAAAAAGTCCACCGGACGCCAAAACTGTCAAAGAAGTTGCACAACTTTCGAAAGAGTTGGACCGTGCAATTGTAAATAAAGAGGACAAAATTGACGCAAATATAGTTCGCATACAATCTCATGTAGAAATTGAGGATATTGTAGCAAAACGCAAAATGAAAATTCAAATTGTTCTTCCAAGTCAGTCTGATATTAAAGTGCAAAAAGTTTCTGTTTTAGCACCATTAAGTATTGCACTAATCGGATTTAAAGAAGGAGACGAAGTAGATTGGGAAATGCCGGCAGGAGTTAGGTCTTTGCGTATCATTTCGGTTACAAATGCAGATAGGACGTAATTATTGTCTTAAAAAAAAACACCTTTTAGCAAGGTGTTTTTTTTGCCCTAAATTCAAAATTTTCAAACAAATTTCTATAGCAGTGAGCGAGACTATATCAAAAAATAATATTTTAAAGGGAGTATTCCTAGTTGCTTTGGGAGCAACGAGCTACGGTATGCTAGCAACATTTGTTAAGCTGGCGTATATGGAAAATTACACCACCGCCGAAGTGCTGACTTCTCAATTTACTTTAGGCCTGCTTGGTTTAATTCTCATCAATTTTTGGCAGAAGACGCAAAAGAAAACCACCGTTATCAAAGCAAATTCAAAAGATATTAAACAGTTATTGCTTGCTGGTACATCCACAGGTTTTACTGGAATCTTTTATTATATGGCGGTTAAGTTGGATATTCCAGTTTCAATATGCATTGTCTTATTGATGCAAACCGTCTGGATGGGCGTGCTATTGGAAATGATTTTAACTAAAACATTGCCTTCAAAACGAAAGATAGTATCGGTAATTATTGTTCTAGTCGGAACAGTTCTGGCTACTAATCTAATTAATGCGGATTCAAATCTAAGCATCCTAGGTTTAGGGTCGGGATTACTAGCTGCAGTCTCATTTACGGCGACAATGTATACCGCCAATAGTATCGCACTGCATATTTCATCAGCACAAAGAAGTTTATATATGCTTATAGGCGGCGCGATGATGGTGGCTATATTTGCCCTGATCACCCAAGACCGACCATTCAATTTTGAAATTTTTGTCAAGTGGGGAATTATATTGTCACTTTTCGGAACTATTATTCCTCCTTTACTACTTACTGCAGGGTTTCCAAAAACTGGAATTGGACTCGGTAGCATTGTCTCATCATTAGAATTGCCAGTATCTGTACTGATGGCGTATTTTATTTTGAATGAATCGGTGATTGCACTTCAATGGGTAGGAATCACTATGATTTTGGCTGCCATAGTAATTATGAATATGGATTTAATTAATTTTAGAAAAAAATAATATCAAATAATTTACTGCTTTTTTGATATCTTAGCTTTACGCCAAAAACCTTTTCCTATGACTATTTTACCGTGGCACTTATACTTGATGGCAGCTATGTATTTTTTGGCGGGACTAAATCATTTCCGAAATCCAAAAATGTACATTAAAATCATTCCAAAATTCTTTTCAAATCCTAGTTTACTTAATAAGATAAGTGGTGCGAGTGAAATTATATTAGCGATTGGATTGTGCATTCCGATGCTGACACATTATGCTGCTATTGGTATTATACTTTTACTGATAGCTATTTTCCCCGCAAACTTCTATATGTTATTAAATAAAAAAGCCTCTTTCGGATTGCCAAAATGGCTTCTTATGCTCAGAATTCCCTTTCAATTCATATTAATACTTTGGGCTTATTACTACACTAACTTTATTTAATAGTTGAAAAGCAAGAAAGTTTGTATTGCAATGCTTATCATTGCAGTAAAGTAAAAATGTCTAAAGTAATTCAAACATTTCCTTCAAAAAAAGGAATCTTTTTGTTTCAAAAGATCGAGAATTTTACTAATATTGAACTACTAATAACGAACCAATTTTAAAAAAGTAATAATTAGCATTTAATGAAAAAAAGTAACCGTTTGGAACTCAATTTCGAACAAACAGAACGTCTTATAACAATGGCCCTTGAAGAAAGAAAGCCATTTGAGGCCATCAAGGAGGAATTTGGTGTTGCTGAGAAGGAGGTTTTAGAAATCATGAAAAAACGTCTTCCGAAGGAGAAGTTTGAACTGTGGCGAACGAAAGCCAACGCGACCAAACCCAAGCCTAAACCGATGGTAATAGACGATTTTGACGAAGATTTGGACGGTAAGTATTATATGAAAAATAAAATTGATTAAATTTAAACTCCTGCATTCGCAGGAGTTTTTTTTTAAGTCTTTGTAAGTAAATCATTTTTTTGGGCAGAAGATGATCAAGCCATTAATCTCATTGGAAGAAGACCATATATCACGAGAAAATCGTATTAAACTCAAATTTTTTGTTTTATTTTGCCAAAAATAATTTCTATGAAAAAAGTATGTCTTGCCATCGCAACATTGCTCGTTTTGGCCAGTTGTTCAAATAAAGATCAAGCTAAAGATTTAACGCTTACTGGTACAATCAAAGGACTAAAGACTGGTACAGTTTATATTCAGAAATATCAAGACACAAGTTTAGTGGTTCTCGATAGTATAAAGATTGATGGCAATTCGTCATTTGAAAGTCAACTGGATCTTGCCGAGCCAGAGATGCTCTATATTGTATTGGATCGTGGGGTTACCAGTACCATTGATAATAGTTTGCTAGTATTTGCTGAGCCTGGAAAGATTGATGTACAAACAGATTTAAAGCATTTTTATGCCAATGCAAAAGTAACTGGCTCTAAAAATCACGAACTGTATGAAAACTATAGAAAAATGAACAGCAAATTTAATGATCAACTACATGACTTGCTGCAACTCGATATGGATAATTTTAAAGCTGGAAAAAGCACAAATACAGCTGAAATTACCGAAAAAAGAAACTTGGTATTAAAGAGAAAATATTTAGCAGCAATTAATTTTGCGGTCAATCATAAAGAATATGAGATTGCGCCTTTTATCGCGCTATCGGAAATTAGTGATGCCAATGTCAAATATCTTGATACCATCAGTAAGTCCCTTACACCAAAAGTTAGCAGTAGTAAATACGGCAAAATGCTTGGTGACTATATAGAAATGCGCAAAGAAGATCAGGCAGCAGTTACAAAATAGCTTATACAAATATAAATTTCAAAGCGGCACTATGGTGTCGCTTTTTTTATAACTGGTAATCAGTTATTGTATCGGAAGTGTCGTTAAACCTAATTGATTTGAATTGGAGAAGCACTAAAATTTAATTAGCCAAATTGACAAGATTAGTCTTAAACTATCAAATTTACAGCTATACAGCAATCAGTGATCACTTATAAATTTACATGTACAAATCGCAGTCTACTTATTATAAAAAAGCAGAGATTAGCGCTAATGAGCTTCAAACTTAATTACGGATGTGTTTAAACGATGCAGAGATAAATTAGAAAACCGAAAATTTTTGGTTTTAAAATAATCGTTAAAATATATATATTTATAACTACTCAATCGCTATTATAACAACTTCTAGTTATTTCGCTAAAATGGTATTGAAAAACTCCATTTCATTTAAAGATAATTAGTTACTCGACCACGGAAAATAGTTTTAAACCATCGTATAATTCTATTATAAGATTTAAAAACATTTTGCGGGCTAATTATCTAAGCGCCTAATGTCAAAAACTATTAAACAAAAAAAGCCTCCTTTTGCAAGGAGGCTTCATTACTATGAATGATAGCGGTGACTTAGAATTGAACTTTCTTAGTTACAACCCCATGATCTGTTGCTATTTGAACCAAGATAATTTGATTTTTGGCTCTCAAATCTGAGATGCTAGTTGAGCTAGCGTCTACATTTTCTTTGCTGTAAATCTTACGACCTTGAATATCAAAAATATCAATATTATTAATTGTGTATGTTCCTGCATTTACAGAAAGTACATTATCTTTTGAAATTACAATTACTGCATTTGCATTAGCAGCTACGTCATTGTTTGATAAATAATTCTCAACAAAAACAATTTTAAAACGAGCGTCGAAAGTTCCTGCTTCTGTTGCAAATGTATAAGATCCATTTCTTAGGTTCGTTTCAGTGTTTGTAAGCATATCAATCAAAATTGGATCAACAGCTTCTGTAAACATACCTGTTACATCATTAAGTGAAATAGTATAAGTTGCAGCAACGATAGTTTGCAATCTTAAGGCAATTTCATCAGTTTGCTCAAATGGTAGTGGTTTTCCTTGGATTACGAAAGATTGATCTTCGATCAAGTAGCTTAATCCAACATTTGGATTCCCAAGAGTAGGAGTGTCTCCCACATCTATACCATCAGAAGCCTCTTGACCTGCAGTATAGGCAAGTAAAATTTCAGATCCAAAACCTGAACCACTATTTAAGTGCAGATAAAATTTATGACGTTCTACGCCATCATCATCCGAGTTTGACCCATTTTTTAAGAATATATTTTGAAAATCATCATTTCTTTTAACGAGATTCGAGAACGTTAATGTTGTAGCAACATCATCTGATCTTTTAACTATAAAACCTTGACCTACTTTAATAATACCGTTTGATCTTGTTGATTCTACCTCTGCTTCTCCTGGCACGATTACTCCAACAGGTCCATTAAGACCAAATGCAGAATAGTAAGCTGTATATGGATCAGTAGTATTCGCATTATTTCTTCTTCTCCAAAAATAAACATCTTTACCTATACTAGGATTTTCATTTATTAAAGCAAAAACACCAATATCCGTCGGATATGGATTTCCGACCATGTTGTATCCTGGCTCTAAATCCACGGTTACATCGGCCGCATTTGGCCTACCTTTGAATTCACCAAGCCATTTTTGACCAGGTACACCTTGCATGTAAGGGACCCAAGTATTAGGGGCACGTATAAGATATCCTTCTCCAGGTACAAAAACTTTACTTCCTGGATTATCAATAGTATTAAAATTATTATCTGCACTATTGTAACTATAAAATCTAGTTGTATTAGTTGCCGGAGAGAAAGCAAGTAAATTTTGTTGCAATACTGGAGATGACCACATTGTGTAATCTAGCCTATAGATCGGGTAGCTTTCTCGGTGAACGGTTATGTCTCCAACATTAGGAGTTGTACCAATCTGAAATAAATTTGCATTAGATTCTACCACAAAATTTGCTGCAGAACCTCCATTATTAATAATGTTTTCTGTAATCATAGCAAATGTCCCAGCCGCAAGGGTAAAAGTAACATTTGGAAAAACAGTTAGAGAATTTGCCAATAACGCAGAGCCATAATCATCAGCCCCACTATTATAATTAGCTTCTATATGAACTTCAACTTCTTCTGTAGGTTGAGCCAGCCATCCTTCAAGAGTATATCTCGCAATTGTCACTGGATCATCGGTTGTAGTTACACCAATTTCATTACTCCAACCAGTATAAGGTCCCTCGCCAACTCGCGCTCTTACTCTGTACTTGTACGCAGTTAATTGAGCAAGATCGGGAATTAATTTATTTAAAGCACCTGCTGTTGTTGCTACGCCAGGATTTGTCCAATTGGTATTTGAGGCCAATGTATATTGCACTTCGTATGAAGTAGCTCCCAAGGAAGCTTGCCATCTAGCTACGAAAGATGCGTTTGAAATATCTGTAGCAGCTATAGCTACTGGAGCATTTATACCAGTAGTAGTAAATTGTACTGCAGCGCTCCAAGCACTGCTAACATTTCCTGCACACCTAGATCTAATGTAAAAGAAGTAAGTTTGAAGAGGAGTTAATTGATTATATGTTATAGAACCATTTTGAGCAGCAGGTGCACTCACAAGAACTAATCCAGTTGCCCCACTACCAGGTGCTCCAGAAGTACGAAGTTCAGTTTGGTAATCTTCCAATGTAGGAGAATCTGACAACGTCCATGTTAAGGTAGCACTTACCTGGTTTACACTTGCCACGGTTATTTCGGTGGGATGATCGCATTGTTGAGCCCATCCGCTCCCGATTGACAATAGAAAAAACAGACAGATGCTGCCTATTTTACTTAAGAAAGTAATATTGTTCATAGTTTAATATTTAAAGTTTGTAAAGCAAATATAATCTATGCTTCTCAAATAAGAAACATAGATTATGTTTTAATTAATTATCTAAGGTTTGTTTTCTTATTCAAAATGAAACCGTTAGTCGTCTTCACCTCCACAATTAGAATTTGAGAAGCAAGATTTGGTAAAGAAATAGAAGTCTCTGAAGAGTTGATGCCAGACTTATTATACAAAAGACGTCCACTTATGTCATAAATTTTAATAGTGTCAATTGCTTCGATAGTCGATCTTACATTTACGCTTTTATTCGTTCCAAATACAATAATGGAATTTTTAAGAACTTCATTATTTGTCAATCCTAGAGCGTCGTCCACCATAATTTTATAATCTTCAGTTTCTCCATTAACAGTATTTTCGCAAGGCTCTAAGGCGTCAAAGTCTGCTACAGTTGCAGTGCGAACTCTCATAAAGGTTTCGCCTAAAACAGCATTTGCTGGCACTACAACATTGGCAACCATTCCTGAAGATACATCAACACCTGATGCAATTGTACCTAAATTATAAGATTCTGAAGCAGAAAAAGTTCCATCATGATTCCAATCGATCCATGCTTTGGTAGTCATTGCGGTACTTGTTGCAGTAACTCTTGCAGAAAGTGGATATGATCCAGTTCTACTAACAGTCGCGGGACCTTGGTCGTAATAATTAGTATAGGTTGCACTACTGCTAGAAGTCGAATTGATATCGTCAAAAGTTACATTTGTAATTCCCGCTTCATCTTGTGTACTTACGGTTGGTTGGCAGTAGCATTCTGGACTTGTCACCAAAATAGCTGCTGGAAAAATCATAAGACCCAATTCGTCGCACATTACACCTCGTCTATAGTATGTTGCAAATTCTTGCGTAGTGGTAAGAGTTGGAGCAGTTGCGCCTGGGATGTTAATAAAAGTACCGACATCGGAATAGCTATATTGCCATTGGTATGATAATCCAGATGCAACAGTATCATCAATTGCTGACAATGTAAATGACTCTCCACAATAATTACTGCTTTGACTCACAACCATGCTCCCAGGAAATGGATTTGCCTCACAAGGATCTGTCATCGTTATTTGCATTGACGGTAAGTATCTACGATTTGGAAGGGTTATTGCTGTTGTTCCTTCAAGAGTACAACCATTAGCATTTGGGTTATTGCTAGCCAAACCTGTTGTTAGATATTCACCAACTAAACCTAAGTGCGCTTTAACTTCAAAACTACTTCCAGTAGTTTGATTACTTCTACAGACTTCAATGACAATATTACTAGACCCATCCCAATACATTGGAGTGTCAAGTGTAATAGTATGCCATCCAATTGAGGTTATATTTTCTACTGCAGAAGAATAGTATACAGGAAGGTTGGGTATTAACGTTGAAGATAAAACATTTTCAGTAGTAAGACCCATCTTAATTTGCACATTCTCCGGTTTCAAATTTGAAGGCAATGCTAGTTGCGAAATTTTAAAGGCAACGGTAGTAATATATCCAACAGGAGCTGATTGATTTTGTAACAAATCACCTGTATACATATATTGACTTCTCTGAACTTTATCGTTGGTAGAAAAAGGTGAAATAGCCTGAATATTAACCTGACTTGTTCCATCAAGAATTGTAAAAACCTGTTGGGCATTAGCTACAGTAGGAGTTAGAAACATCATTGCACCAACTACAGCCGTTTTAACAATCGAACTTTTAAATGAGTGGCAAATGTTTGCGAATCGATTTTGGGGGTAAAATTTATTCATAATTAAATATTTAAAAATTAATATAGGTTACTTTTTATTACTTAAAATCTGAATTTCTGCGTTTCGACAGTTCCATTTTCTAAGTGAATTTCAACTACTAGGAGTTGATTTTTTCGAGGGAGACTTGATAATGCTACCTCGGCTGAGTTGCAGTTTAATTTTCTAGTTAAAACTCTACCAGACAAATCATAGATTACTATTGTATTGATCAATTCCTGACCAGAATGCAGCTGCACTGCTTCGGCTTTATCAAAAATTACAACTTGATTTGGCTTTGCCATAGCGTCAACTAAGTTAGTATTTTTTAACTTGAAAGCAATAACAAATCGGTCATTAAATGCTCCTGCTGCAGTAGCAAAAGTATAGTCCGATTGGGATAAATTATGAACGGTATTAGTTAATTTGTCATTTATATATACCGCATATTCAGACATAAAGCCATCTTCCATAAATTTTGAAATCGTATGATTTCCCGCAGTAGCCGCCGTAAAACCAAGCGGAATAACGTCTTCGCGATTAAATGGTAGACCTTTGGCCATAATTGCCAATTGTTGCTGATCATTTGCAATGCTATAAAACGCTACATCCCCAGAGTTAATCTGCTCGGCATCGTACATTCTGTCATAATTTTCTGTGGCTCCGGCTACGTATCCAACTAGTATCCTTTGCAGTGCTCCAGAATTTGCTTTGAGTTCTAACCAAAATCGGCCAGCACTTGGTAGAACCTCTTTCACTTCTTTTGCAGGATCTGTATTCTGCATCTTATAAAATGGTGCTGGAGTACTACCTGTAGCCATTCTCATTTGATTATTCCATCCCACGGATGAACCTGCCTCGTTAATAGTCTTAATCATAAAACTCTGACCAGCTGCAACCTTATATACTGCCGGTCCATCGGTTGAACCTAAACCATTTACTGCTAAATAATCAGTATTATTATATCCGTAGTAATGAGTACCTTCAATAAGTGACGGAGCACTAATATGTCTCCATAGATAGATAGTTCCATCTAACGCGGTATTTGCTTGGACGAATTTGACTGCATCAACTTCTGATGGGTATGGATTACCAATTAGGTTGAAGTGTCCAACGGTTGGACTTACAGTGATGGCGATAGGTCCATTATTTGGTCGTCCATTAAAGTTGGCAGCAAATGGTAGTGGATTACCTGATATTTCGTAAGTCTGTGGAGCGCGAATTATATACCCTTTTCCAGCAGTCATTACGTTACTCGGCGATTCAAGTACCCAATTGTCATTAGCATAGCTAAAATATTTATCC comes from the Flavobacterium ardleyense genome and includes:
- a CDS encoding GEVED domain-containing protein, which encodes MNKFYPQNRFANICHSFKSSIVKTAVVGAMMFLTPTVANAQQVFTILDGTSQVNIQAISPFSTNDKVQRSQYMYTGDLLQNQSAPVGYITTVAFKISQLALPSNLKPENVQIKMGLTTENVLSSTLIPNLPVYYSSAVENITSIGWHTITLDTPMYWDGSSNIVIEVCRSNQTTGSSFEVKAHLGLVGEYLTTGLASNNPNANGCTLEGTTAITLPNRRYLPSMQITMTDPCEANPFPGSMVVSQSSNYCGESFTLSAIDDTVASGLSYQWQYSYSDVGTFINIPGATAPTLTTTQEFATYYRRGVMCDELGLMIFPAAILVTSPECYCQPTVSTQDEAGITNVTFDDINSTSSSSATYTNYYDQGPATVSRTGSYPLSARVTATSTAMTTKAWIDWNHDGTFSASESYNLGTIASGVDVSSGMVANVVVPANAVLGETFMRVRTATVADFDALEPCENTVNGETEDYKIMVDDALGLTNNEVLKNSIIVFGTNKSVNVRSTIEAIDTIKIYDISGRLLYNKSGINSSETSISLPNLASQILIVEVKTTNGFILNKKTNLR